A region of Acidobacteriota bacterium DNA encodes the following proteins:
- a CDS encoding CBS domain-containing protein, giving the protein MKTLGAIVKDSKRDLYTVAADASVQEAVEYMVSRNVGAVTIAEGDRIVGLFSERDLMKRVIARGLNPKEVRVREVMTVELITGSPDDSHEEGISKMRQANSRHLPVLEGNRFLGLVSLRDLLLVDVDEKADELRMLNTYIHYVPPGM; this is encoded by the coding sequence ATGAAAACGCTCGGCGCAATCGTCAAAGATTCCAAAAGAGATTTGTACACCGTAGCGGCGGATGCCTCTGTGCAGGAAGCCGTTGAGTATATGGTTTCGCGCAATGTCGGCGCGGTCACGATTGCTGAAGGCGACCGCATCGTCGGATTGTTTTCCGAACGCGATTTGATGAAACGGGTCATTGCCCGTGGACTCAACCCCAAAGAAGTACGGGTTCGCGAGGTGATGACCGTCGAACTGATTACCGGCAGCCCTGATGATTCGCACGAAGAGGGCATCAGCAAAATGCGTCAAGCCAACAGTCGTCATTTGCCGGTGCTTGAAGGCAATCGCTTTTTAGGATTGGTTTCCCTGCGCGATTTGCTGCTCGTCGATGTTGATGAAAAAGCCGATGAACTGAGAATGCTCAATACCTACATTCACTATGTGCCGCCGGGAATGTAG
- a CDS encoding alpha/beta hydrolase-fold protein — protein sequence MFRYKNLLFTLAFLTVSATAIHAKSETGFLNRTAKIGANEYRYQVYLPLNWNAKKKLPVVLFLHGAGERGSDGIIQTEVGIGTAVRRYTDRAQCLIVFPQCPKNRWWSEPEMQTMALKTLELASKEFNGDATHTYLTGLSMGGYGSWAIASANPNKFAAIAVICGGVRLPQRIADQLKIPATDGEDPYTPVAQKIGKTPVWIFHGAVDAVVPVTESRKMNEALKTTGGNVKYTEYEGVNHNSWEKAYAEPEFFNWLLAQKLEKK from the coding sequence ATGTTCCGTTATAAAAATCTCCTTTTCACTTTAGCTTTCTTAACGGTCTCGGCAACGGCGATACACGCGAAAAGCGAAACCGGTTTTTTAAATCGCACCGCAAAAATCGGCGCGAATGAATATCGCTATCAAGTCTATTTGCCGCTCAACTGGAATGCGAAAAAGAAATTGCCCGTTGTGCTTTTCCTGCACGGCGCAGGTGAACGCGGAAGCGACGGCATCATTCAAACCGAAGTCGGCATCGGCACCGCTGTGCGTCGTTACACAGACCGCGCCCAATGCCTCATCGTCTTTCCGCAATGCCCGAAAAATCGCTGGTGGAGTGAACCCGAAATGCAAACGATGGCGCTTAAAACCCTTGAACTCGCCAGCAAAGAATTTAACGGCGACGCGACGCATACTTACTTAACCGGGCTTTCGATGGGCGGCTACGGTTCGTGGGCGATTGCCTCGGCAAATCCCAATAAATTCGCGGCGATTGCGGTGATTTGCGGCGGCGTTCGACTTCCGCAAAGAATCGCCGATCAACTGAAAATTCCGGCAACCGACGGCGAAGACCCGTACACCCCGGTTGCGCAAAAAATCGGCAAAACCCCGGTGTGGATTTTTCACGGCGCGGTTGATGCCGTCGTTCCGGTGACCGAATCGCGCAAGATGAACGAAGCTTTGAAAACCACCGGCGGCAACGTCAAATACACCGAATACGAAGGCGTCAATCACAATTCGTGGGAAAAAGCTTACGCTGAACCGGAATTCTTCAACTGGCTGCTCGCGCAAAAACTGGAAAAGAAATAG
- a CDS encoding rhodanese-like domain-containing protein, with translation MKKFVWLLSLLLLISSAGFAHSKATKALTSATAQATKEIAPEAVPRISVDELILLMAKKKGAFVVIDVRALDTYSDKIRGALQIPYDQVEAHLKEIPRNKQVILYCAUPSEHTSAGAAIKLLQLGYKNVKALKGGWAAWLQAAGATEQKQ, from the coding sequence ATGAAAAAATTTGTCTGGCTTTTGTCGCTGCTGTTATTGATCAGCAGCGCCGGTTTTGCCCATTCCAAAGCAACGAAAGCCTTAACTTCTGCGACAGCCCAAGCCACCAAAGAAATTGCCCCCGAAGCGGTGCCGCGCATTTCGGTTGATGAATTGATTTTATTGATGGCGAAAAAGAAAGGCGCGTTTGTGGTTATCGATGTGCGGGCGCTTGATACCTACAGCGATAAAATTCGCGGCGCCTTGCAAATTCCTTATGACCAGGTCGAAGCCCACTTGAAGGAGATTCCGCGCAACAAACAGGTCATTCTCTATTGCGCCTGACCGAGCGAACACACCAGCGCCGGTGCGGCGATTAAACTCCTTCAACTCGGTTATAAAAATGTCAAAGCCTTAAAAGGCGGTTGGGCGGCGTGGTTACAAGCCGCCGGCGCTACCGAACAAAAACAGTAA
- the larB gene encoding nickel pincer cofactor biosynthesis protein LarB, which produces MNKEQIKAILESVRRGQVNVEEATNQLTNLPYEDLAFARVDHHRELRIGFPEVILGQGKTAEQICQIAERILANSHNLLISRTDEAVFTQILKLAPEAEFSRQARMISVLRDRTERGAGVIAVISAGTSDIPVAEEAAITATAMGNRTARIYDVGVAGIHRLFRAREEFADARVIIVVAGMEGALPSVVGGLVSVPVIAVPTSIGYGASFGGVAALLGMLNSCASNVAVVNIDNGFGAGFVASLINRKK; this is translated from the coding sequence GTGAACAAAGAGCAAATCAAAGCGATTCTGGAAAGCGTGCGCCGGGGACAAGTAAACGTCGAAGAAGCGACCAATCAATTAACCAACCTGCCTTATGAAGATTTAGCTTTTGCCCGCGTAGACCATCACCGCGAATTGCGCATTGGCTTTCCCGAAGTCATCCTTGGGCAGGGCAAAACCGCAGAACAGATTTGCCAAATCGCCGAGCGCATTCTTGCCAACAGTCACAATCTGTTGATTTCAAGAACCGATGAAGCGGTCTTTACACAAATTCTCAAGCTTGCGCCCGAAGCCGAATTTTCCCGCCAAGCGCGAATGATTTCCGTGTTGCGCGATAGGACGGAACGCGGCGCAGGGGTGATTGCGGTCATCTCTGCGGGCACTTCCGATATTCCGGTTGCCGAAGAAGCGGCAATTACTGCAACGGCGATGGGCAATCGCACGGCGCGTATTTACGATGTTGGCGTCGCCGGCATTCATCGCCTGTTTCGCGCCCGCGAAGAATTTGCCGACGCGCGGGTGATTATCGTAGTCGCAGGGATGGAAGGCGCGCTGCCGTCGGTCGTCGGCGGATTGGTTTCGGTTCCGGTGATTGCCGTGCCGACGAGCATCGGCTATGGCGCATCGTTTGGCGGCGTAGCGGCGCTTCTGGGGATGCTCAATTCCTGTGCTTCAAATGTCGCGGTAGTGAATATCGATAATGGATTTGGCGCAGGGTTCGTGGCGAGTTTGATTAATCGAAAAAAATAA
- a CDS encoding serine hydrolase domain-containing protein, protein MNQSFAKIHAFLKSEIARGTFPGAQFVIGERGKIIEDAALGFAVLTPERIAATTETIYDLASLTKPLVTTLLTVKFSERGLLDLHAEASRYLEELLGTDKQAMTLQELLTHTSGLEKWRPLYLEARSRNDVVAAISHAARDTKSAPVAVYSDLNFILLGFVLERVAGARLDVIAHREIFEPLNLRRTRFHPPPELKSQIAATELGQMHERATVKAEKFLCRLPDKTLIEKSPQPLKRKQLIWGEAHDGNAYFMDGVAGHAGLFSTAREVWVIANQFLPGSQLLKSESLKYFSTNYSPGGSNDRSLGWMLASTSDCSAGKRLPPEAFGHNGFTGTSVWLDGERKRVFVLLTNRVHPQVRDLGMKQARQQFNSLAVEALERMAQ, encoded by the coding sequence GTGAATCAGTCTTTCGCAAAAATCCACGCATTCCTAAAAAGCGAAATCGCGCGCGGCACTTTTCCCGGCGCACAATTTGTCATTGGTGAACGCGGTAAGATAATCGAAGATGCGGCGCTGGGGTTTGCCGTACTGACGCCTGAACGAATTGCCGCAACCACTGAGACGATTTACGATCTGGCATCGCTTACCAAACCGCTGGTGACCACCTTACTGACGGTCAAATTTTCAGAACGCGGCTTGCTCGATTTACACGCCGAGGCGAGCCGCTACCTTGAAGAATTGCTTGGCACCGATAAACAGGCGATGACGCTTCAAGAATTGCTCACCCATACATCGGGACTTGAGAAGTGGCGACCCCTGTATCTGGAAGCGCGAAGTCGAAACGATGTGGTCGCGGCAATCTCGCATGCTGCGCGTGACACGAAATCGGCTCCGGTAGCCGTTTACAGCGATTTGAACTTCATTCTGCTCGGATTTGTCCTGGAGCGTGTCGCGGGCGCGAGACTTGACGTCATTGCCCACAGAGAAATTTTTGAGCCGCTCAATCTGCGGCGCACCAGGTTTCATCCGCCGCCTGAACTCAAATCGCAAATTGCCGCAACCGAACTCGGACAAATGCATGAGCGCGCCACCGTCAAAGCCGAGAAATTCCTCTGTCGGTTGCCGGATAAAACCTTGATTGAAAAATCGCCGCAACCGCTCAAGCGAAAACAACTCATCTGGGGCGAAGCGCATGACGGCAATGCGTATTTCATGGATGGCGTTGCGGGACACGCCGGACTGTTTTCAACGGCGCGTGAAGTATGGGTGATTGCCAATCAATTTCTTCCGGGTAGCCAATTATTAAAAAGCGAATCCCTTAAGTATTTTTCAACCAACTATTCACCCGGCGGCAGCAATGACCGTTCACTGGGTTGGATGCTGGCTTCAACTTCGGATTGTTCGGCGGGAAAGCGGCTGCCGCCCGAAGCTTTCGGGCATAACGGTTTTACCGGAACCAGCGTATGGCTTGATGGCGAGCGCAAGCGGGTTTTTGTCTTGCTCACCAATCGCGTACATCCGCAAGTGCGCGATTTAGGCATGAAGCAGGCGCGCCAGCAATTTAATTCACTCGCGGTTGAAGCGTTGGAAAGGATGGCGCAGTAG
- a CDS encoding RNA methyltransferase, which produces MLIERITSKQNPLVKRFRQVRAGNERHLLFIEGIRLVEDAIRAGAHFESVAYSLALESSERGRDLQDELLNVRCRAALVPQPILEHMADTETPQGIVAIVSRPYFELNDVFADNSLIIIADGLQDPGNMGTMIRTAEAAGASGIVTTRQTVDPFNLKALRASMGSVFRLPIVTGAAREEIISTCKARGVKIVATRAQPKSKPLLEDVTKAQPVLIYTEVDFTTPSAFVLGREASGVSEELFTEADVFAHIPMAEGIESLNVAAAATVLLYEAARQRQFTFKSKNQEISQKP; this is translated from the coding sequence ATGTTAATCGAAAGAATTACAAGCAAACAAAATCCCCTGGTGAAACGCTTTCGTCAGGTGCGCGCCGGCAATGAACGCCACTTACTTTTCATCGAAGGTATCCGTTTAGTCGAAGACGCCATCCGCGCCGGTGCGCATTTTGAAAGCGTTGCCTATTCCCTGGCGCTTGAGAGCAGCGAACGCGGGCGCGATTTGCAGGATGAATTACTCAATGTTCGTTGTCGCGCGGCGCTGGTGCCACAACCGATTCTCGAACACATGGCTGACACCGAAACCCCGCAAGGCATTGTCGCCATTGTTTCTCGCCCGTACTTTGAATTGAATGATGTGTTTGCTGACAACTCGCTCATCATTATTGCTGATGGCTTGCAAGACCCGGGCAATATGGGAACCATGATTCGCACCGCCGAAGCCGCAGGGGCAAGCGGCATTGTCACCACACGTCAGACCGTTGACCCGTTCAATCTGAAAGCCCTGCGCGCGTCGATGGGTTCGGTTTTTCGGTTGCCTATCGTGACCGGCGCTGCGCGCGAAGAGATTATTTCAACCTGTAAAGCGCGGGGCGTGAAAATCGTGGCGACGCGCGCTCAACCTAAATCTAAACCCCTGCTCGAAGATGTCACGAAAGCACAGCCGGTTTTAATTTATACGGAGGTTGATTTCACTACACCTTCGGCTTTTGTTTTAGGTCGCGAAGCGAGCGGCGTATCCGAAGAGCTGTTCACCGAGGCAGATGTTTTCGCTCACATCCCGATGGCGGAAGGCATCGAATCGCTTAATGTTGCCGCTGCCGCCACGGTTCTGCTTTATGAAGCGGCGCGCCAGCGCCAGTTCACTTTTAAATCGAAAAATCAGGAAATTTCCCAAAAACCGTGA
- a CDS encoding amidohydrolase codes for MKQSIVLALVFLLTFSSFAANQPLKKTSAETREQQIAQAVEASKAKLIETRRDFHMHPELSNRETRTAQVIAERLRALGFDEVKTGVAHHGIVALLKGKKPGPVVAVRTDMDALPIQETLDVPYKSKNPGVKHACGHDVHMTVELGVAEVLSKMREQISGTIKFIFQPSEEGAPTGEEGGANLMIKEGALENPRPQAIFGLHTMPSIEAGQIAYHSGAAMASSDRVLITIRGKKSHGAQPHLGVDAIVVAAECVTALQTIRSRRTDPLDPLVLTIGTIHGGDRYNIIGDEVKMTGTMRALSEETRKRAQTLIRETLAGVTSSYGATFDLQFDNPNPVTYNDPALVETTLPTIRRIVGATNTIAPKPFMPAEDFSYYQQVVPGFFYFLGVGNKARGITAAWHTAEFDVDEQSLVVGVKVMANVLLDYLDRHAK; via the coding sequence ATGAAACAAAGCATCGTTCTTGCTCTGGTCTTTTTACTTACGTTTAGCTCTTTTGCCGCCAATCAACCCTTAAAGAAAACTTCTGCTGAAACACGCGAACAGCAAATCGCCCAAGCCGTTGAAGCCTCGAAAGCCAAACTCATCGAAACGCGCCGCGATTTTCACATGCACCCGGAACTCTCAAATCGCGAAACCCGCACCGCACAGGTCATTGCCGAACGCCTGCGCGCCCTCGGCTTTGATGAAGTGAAAACCGGTGTGGCGCATCACGGCATCGTCGCTTTACTGAAAGGCAAAAAGCCCGGACCCGTGGTTGCCGTGCGCACAGACATGGATGCGTTGCCGATTCAGGAAACCCTCGATGTACCGTACAAATCGAAAAACCCCGGCGTCAAACATGCCTGCGGTCACGATGTTCATATGACTGTCGAACTCGGCGTTGCCGAAGTCTTGTCGAAGATGCGCGAGCAAATTTCCGGCACTATTAAATTCATCTTTCAACCCTCTGAAGAAGGCGCGCCGACCGGCGAAGAAGGGGGCGCGAATTTAATGATTAAAGAAGGCGCTCTGGAAAATCCGCGCCCGCAAGCCATCTTCGGATTGCATACCATGCCGAGCATCGAAGCCGGGCAAATCGCTTATCATTCGGGCGCGGCAATGGCGTCATCCGACCGCGTTTTGATTACCATTCGCGGCAAAAAATCGCACGGCGCGCAACCCCACCTCGGCGTCGATGCCATCGTCGTTGCTGCCGAATGTGTCACCGCTTTGCAAACCATTCGCAGCCGTCGCACAGACCCGCTCGACCCGCTGGTTTTAACCATTGGCACGATTCATGGCGGCGACCGCTACAACATCATCGGCGACGAAGTGAAGATGACCGGCACCATGCGCGCGCTCAGCGAAGAAACCCGCAAACGCGCTCAGACTTTGATTCGCGAAACCCTCGCGGGCGTCACCTCATCCTATGGCGCAACTTTCGATTTGCAATTCGATAACCCCAACCCCGTAACCTATAACGACCCGGCGCTCGTCGAAACAACTTTGCCGACGATTCGCCGCATTGTTGGCGCGACCAATACGATTGCGCCAAAACCGTTTATGCCTGCCGAAGATTTTTCTTATTATCAGCAAGTCGTCCCCGGCTTCTTTTATTTTTTAGGCGTCGGCAATAAGGCGCGTGGGATTACTGCGGCGTGGCATACGGCGGAATTCGATGTTGATGAACAATCATTGGTCGTTGGCGTGAAAGTGATGGCAAATGTCTTGCTCGATTATTTAGACCGCCATGCGAAATGA
- a CDS encoding GatB/YqeY domain-containing protein — protein MSIVEQIDKDMIAAMKAKDSERLGALRMVKTALKLRSTEIMKPVDDAEAAKVLTTLLKQRRDAAEQFRAGGRAELADKEDREAKIIQEYLPASASEEDLANAVAAAIAETGASSMKDMGAVMKAARAKLEGKTVDGKLLSDLVKTKLS, from the coding sequence ATGTCTATCGTAGAACAAATTGATAAAGATATGATTGCCGCAATGAAGGCGAAAGACAGTGAGCGGTTGGGCGCTTTGCGAATGGTCAAGACGGCGCTCAAGTTGCGCAGCACTGAAATCATGAAGCCTGTGGATGACGCCGAAGCGGCAAAGGTTTTAACTACGCTTCTCAAACAGCGTCGTGATGCCGCCGAACAATTTCGCGCAGGAGGTCGCGCGGAACTCGCCGACAAGGAAGACCGCGAAGCGAAAATCATTCAGGAATATTTGCCCGCATCGGCAAGCGAAGAGGATTTAGCGAATGCGGTTGCCGCCGCAATCGCCGAGACCGGGGCTTCTTCGATGAAAGATATGGGCGCGGTGATGAAAGCCGCGCGCGCCAAACTCGAAGGCAAAACCGTTGACGGAAAACTACTCAGCGATCTGGTGAAAACCAAGCTTTCCTGA
- a CDS encoding cupin domain-containing protein, which yields MPYLSPKMIIVNRNQARIIETAHGSALRPLIDRTTSTITQCSLAEELLPPGAAVTAHHHRELEEIYYLIEGKGLMTVGDEEREVGAGDAIYVPRGARHRLKNIGDEPIRLLVACGPAFFYEDEIKEDKPVAIDNF from the coding sequence ATGCCATACCTTTCACCAAAGATGATAATCGTCAATCGCAATCAGGCTCGCATCATTGAAACCGCGCATGGCAGCGCGCTTCGCCCGCTCATTGACCGCACGACTTCAACGATTACGCAGTGCAGTCTTGCCGAAGAGCTATTGCCGCCGGGCGCTGCCGTCACTGCGCATCACCATCGCGAACTCGAAGAAATTTATTACCTCATCGAAGGCAAAGGCTTGATGACGGTGGGCGATGAAGAAAGGGAAGTCGGCGCGGGCGATGCGATTTATGTTCCGCGCGGGGCAAGACACAGGTTGAAAAATATCGGCGATGAACCCATCAGATTATTGGTCGCCTGCGGTCCGGCATTCTTTTACGAAGATGAAATCAAGGAAGATAAACCTGTAGCGATTGACAATTTTTAA
- a CDS encoding AAA family ATPase gives MNRNGNSKKPKKRQAETGITKITVCGFKSINREQSIEIRPLTILAGANSSGKSSIMQPLLLLKQTLEATYDPGPLLLNGPNVKFTSVEQFFSRFGNSQFNDSFKIGIKVEQNHILNLQFEKHKKGGVSVKKMFCKDNEDSITLQRGMSEKDILSIPLVKKFEERFSEEEFKWEVTNDRCFLELKYSSQEDAILPLYFSISKIDSEVQKTIHLPGLRGNPERTYLVTGVGLGFSGTFENYTASIIARWQIEKNHEKLAKLSKDLERLGLTWKVTAKQINDAQVEIQVGRLPRAAKSGAKDLVNIADVGFGVSQTLPMLVALLVAEPGQLVYIEEPEIHLHPRAQTALAQIIADAAIRGVRVVIETHSQLLLMGIQTLVAEGKLAKDLVKLHWFTRRDDGSTDINSADLDESGAFGDWPEDFAETSLEAQSRYLDAAEQHLLIN, from the coding sequence ATGAATAGAAACGGGAATTCAAAAAAACCGAAAAAAAGACAAGCCGAAACGGGCATCACTAAAATCACCGTGTGTGGCTTCAAGTCTATTAACCGCGAACAGAGCATAGAGATTAGACCCCTCACCATACTTGCAGGCGCGAACAGTTCAGGCAAATCCAGCATTATGCAACCGCTTCTGTTGTTGAAACAAACTCTCGAAGCGACTTACGATCCGGGACCTCTTCTATTAAACGGGCCTAACGTGAAATTTACATCTGTTGAGCAGTTTTTTTCTCGCTTTGGAAACAGTCAATTTAATGACTCCTTCAAAATAGGAATAAAAGTCGAACAAAATCACATTCTGAATTTGCAATTTGAAAAGCATAAAAAGGGCGGAGTAAGCGTTAAGAAAATGTTTTGTAAAGATAATGAGGACAGTATTACATTACAACGCGGGATGAGTGAGAAGGATATTTTATCAATTCCCTTGGTGAAAAAGTTTGAAGAGCGCTTTTCAGAAGAGGAATTCAAATGGGAAGTAACTAATGATCGTTGCTTTTTGGAATTAAAATACAGTTCACAAGAAGATGCTATCCTGCCTCTCTACTTTTCTATATCAAAAATAGATTCCGAGGTACAAAAGACCATTCACTTGCCTGGGCTGAGAGGGAACCCGGAAAGAACTTACCTGGTGACGGGTGTCGGATTAGGCTTTTCGGGCACATTTGAAAACTATACAGCAAGCATTATTGCGCGTTGGCAAATTGAAAAAAATCACGAAAAGCTTGCGAAGCTAAGCAAGGATTTAGAACGGCTGGGATTGACTTGGAAAGTTACAGCAAAACAAATCAACGATGCGCAAGTTGAAATACAAGTTGGACGCCTGCCCCGTGCAGCCAAAAGTGGGGCAAAAGATTTGGTCAATATTGCCGATGTTGGTTTTGGTGTGTCCCAAACTTTACCAATGCTGGTTGCACTCCTAGTTGCAGAACCGGGTCAACTGGTTTATATCGAAGAGCCGGAAATCCATCTCCATCCACGCGCACAAACGGCACTTGCGCAAATCATTGCTGATGCCGCTATTCGTGGGGTTCGCGTGGTCATCGAAACCCATAGTCAATTATTGCTTATGGGCATTCAAACTCTGGTTGCTGAAGGCAAGCTGGCGAAAGATTTGGTCAAGCTTCACTGGTTCACCCGACGTGATGATGGTTCTACAGACATTAACAGCGCCGATCTTGACGAATCAGGAGCTTTTGGTGATTGGCCCGAAGATTTTGCTGAAACTTCACTTGAAGCGCAAAGTCGTTATCTTGATGCAGCTGAACAGCATCTATTGATAAATTAA
- a CDS encoding APC family permease, translating into MEIPQTNKRVKVVVATSVMLSFISFWRAAAIVLNDLGSSAFYAGGIAEKFVGKSAPWFILGVMLFSFAVRLLYIESSSMFTRGGVYRVVKEALGSTMAKLSVSALIFDFILTGPISGVSAGLYLAGLTEEVLTLMGYTYHLNKNFLAMTFAIIVTLYFWWRNIKGIHESSDDALKIMYITTAMVVIMILWSVITLIDRGGVLPPLPLPQNLNFSAEALGWFKPLKWFEASGDSYKIVDNAPGFITLFGVTIAFGHSILAMSGEETLAQVNRELEYPKLKNLWRAAIVIFIFSLLFTSLVSFFASAIIPDNLRGGYLDNLIAGLAMNFSGPLYLKLLFHAFVVLVGFLMLSGAVNTAIIGSNGVLNRVSEDGVLTDWFRAPHKKFGTTYRIINLIAILQLVTIIASGGDIFYLSEAYAFGVIWSFSFNAVATLVLRFKKPEGREWRVPLNLRIGKVEIPIGVMIVTVALCSLALTNLFTKEIATKWGVAFTVAFFIVFTVSERINRRKQDRTIATLDQFQLQQSEIVDQEAVGTRPGNVLVAVRDFNTLEHLVRALEKTNTEEQDIVVMTTRLVAGPDGADRDVYDENLFTSYEQKLFTRVVGLAEKHGKPVDLVVVPATSVFDAVAQTALQLDSAEIVAGVSNKMTAQEQARQLGRSWESLGTKPRRQVCFRIVGAEGEDHVVYLGAHAPDLTEEDLALIHKLWLKVSNIPSRKRVHHRDVVRVALNRLERDLRVPTDVMLDFYKLEQGNGNGKSKAKDDGEAQAK; encoded by the coding sequence ATGGAAATTCCACAAACGAACAAGCGTGTGAAGGTTGTCGTTGCAACATCGGTCATGTTGTCGTTTATTTCGTTTTGGCGCGCCGCAGCGATTGTTTTAAACGATTTAGGTTCATCAGCCTTTTATGCCGGGGGGATTGCCGAAAAGTTTGTCGGCAAATCCGCGCCGTGGTTCATTCTCGGCGTGATGCTTTTCAGTTTCGCCGTGCGCCTGCTCTACATCGAATCGTCTTCGATGTTTACACGCGGCGGCGTCTATCGCGTCGTTAAAGAAGCCCTGGGAAGCACCATGGCTAAGTTGAGCGTCTCTGCCCTGATTTTCGATTTCATTCTGACGGGACCGATTTCAGGAGTTTCTGCCGGGCTTTATTTAGCCGGACTGACCGAAGAAGTGCTCACCTTGATGGGCTATACCTATCACCTCAACAAAAATTTTCTGGCGATGACCTTTGCCATCATCGTTACCTTGTATTTCTGGTGGCGCAATATCAAAGGCATTCATGAATCATCCGATGATGCGTTGAAAATCATGTACATCACCACAGCGATGGTGGTGATTATGATTTTGTGGAGCGTCATCACACTGATTGATCGCGGCGGCGTGTTGCCGCCATTGCCATTGCCGCAAAACCTCAACTTTTCGGCAGAGGCGCTCGGTTGGTTTAAACCCTTGAAATGGTTTGAAGCCAGCGGCGACAGTTACAAAATCGTTGATAATGCGCCCGGTTTTATTACGCTTTTCGGCGTCACCATCGCTTTCGGACATTCCATTCTGGCGATGAGCGGCGAAGAGACGCTGGCGCAGGTCAACCGCGAGCTTGAATATCCCAAACTGAAAAATTTATGGCGCGCAGCAATTGTCATATTTATCTTTTCGCTATTGTTCACCTCGCTGGTGTCATTTTTCGCTTCGGCAATCATTCCCGATAACCTGCGCGGCGGATATCTGGATAATCTGATTGCCGGGTTGGCGATGAATTTTTCCGGGCCACTATATTTGAAACTGCTCTTTCATGCGTTTGTCGTACTGGTCGGATTTTTAATGCTGTCAGGCGCGGTCAATACCGCTATTATCGGGTCGAACGGCGTTTTAAACCGTGTCTCGGAAGACGGTGTGCTTACCGACTGGTTTCGCGCCCCGCATAAAAAATTCGGCACCACCTATCGCATCATCAACCTCATTGCCATCTTGCAACTGGTTACCATTATCGCGTCCGGCGGCGACATCTTCTATTTAAGTGAAGCTTATGCCTTCGGCGTCATCTGGAGTTTTTCATTCAACGCGGTGGCAACCCTGGTACTCAGATTTAAAAAGCCCGAAGGTCGCGAATGGCGCGTGCCATTGAATTTGCGAATCGGCAAAGTTGAAATTCCGATAGGCGTGATGATTGTAACCGTCGCGCTTTGTTCGCTGGCTTTAACCAATCTCTTTACCAAAGAGATTGCCACCAAATGGGGGGTCGCGTTCACGGTTGCATTTTTCATTGTGTTTACGGTGTCCGAACGCATCAATCGCCGCAAACAAGACCGCACGATTGCCACCCTCGATCAATTTCAATTGCAACAAAGCGAAATCGTCGATCAGGAGGCGGTCGGCACGCGACCCGGAAATGTGCTGGTGGCGGTGCGCGATTTCAACACCCTTGAACATCTGGTGAGGGCTTTGGAAAAAACCAATACCGAAGAGCAGGATATCGTAGTGATGACCACCAGACTCGTTGCAGGTCCCGACGGCGCTGACCGTGACGTTTATGATGAAAATCTGTTCACCAGTTATGAACAAAAATTATTTACCCGGGTCGTCGGGCTTGCGGAAAAACATGGCAAGCCGGTGGATTTAGTCGTGGTTCCGGCAACCTCTGTATTCGATGCCGTCGCGCAAACCGCTTTGCAACTCGATTCGGCGGAAATCGTCGCCGGGGTTTCCAACAAAATGACTGCGCAGGAACAGGCGCGCCAACTCGGTCGGTCGTGGGAATCTTTAGGCACTAAACCGCGCCGTCAGGTCTGTTTCCGCATCGTCGGCGCCGAAGGCGAAGACCATGTGGTATATCTTGGCGCGCACGCCCCCGATTTAACCGAAGAAGATTTGGCATTGATTCATAAACTCTGGTTGAAAGTCAGTAATATTCCGAGCCGCAAGCGTGTGCATCATCGCGATGTGGTGCGCGTTGCGCTCAATCGTTTAGAACGCGATTTGCGCGTGCCCACCGATGTGATGCTCGATTTTTACAAACTTGAACAAGGCAACGGCAACGGTAAATCCAAAGCCAAAGATGATGGTGAGGCTCAGGCGAAATAA